From the Astyanax mexicanus isolate ESR-SI-001 chromosome 9, AstMex3_surface, whole genome shotgun sequence genome, one window contains:
- the pcyt1ab gene encoding phosphate cytidylyltransferase 1A, choline b, with protein MEAAQSSGQSRKRRREGPNGDAEEEGWSGKIPRLTSGLTDPAPFADQLEVVRAKYTRVSLEEARRGTPANRPVRVYADGIFDMFHSGHARALMQAKRLFPNTHLIVGVCSDGLTHKLKGFTVMNEDERYDAVSHCRYVDEVVRDAPWTLTAEFLTEHRIDFVAHDDIPYVSAGSDDVYKHIKEAGMFAPTQRTEGISTSDIITRIVRDYDVYVRRNLQRGYTAKELNVSFINEKKYNLQERVDKVKQKVRDVEEKSKEFVQKVEEKSIDLIQKWEEKSREFIGNFLQMFGPDGALKHMLKEGKGRMLQAISPRHSPSSSPVRDERSPSPTFRLPFFAKTSPSSSPPHFSDSHSISEDEDEED; from the exons ATGGAAGCAGCACAGAGTTCAGGGCAGAGCaggaagaggagaagagaaggacCGAACGGAGATGCAGAGGAAGAGGGATGGAGTGGGAAAATCCCACGACTGACTTCA GGTCTGACAGACCCTGCCCCATTTGCTGATCAGCTGGAGGTTGTGAGGGCAAAGTACACTCGAGTGAGTTTAGAGGAAGCCCGCCGAGGTACACCAG cgAATCGCCCGGTGCGTGTGTACGCTGATGGGATTTTTGACATGTTCCACTCTGGACACGCCCGCGCTCTGATGCAGGCCAAGCGTCTGTTCCCCAACACTCATCTTATAGTAGGCG tatgcagCGATGGTTTAACACACAAACTAAAGGGCTTTACGGTAATGAATGAGGACGAGCGTTACGATGCGGTGAGCCATTGTCGATACGTGGATGAGGTGGTCAGAGACGCACCGTGGACACTAACGGCAGAATTTCTTACCGAACACAGA ATTGACTTTGTGGCCCATGATGATATCCCATACGTTTCAGCAGGGAGTGATGATGTTTACAAACACATAAAGGAGGCAG GCATGTTTGCACCCACGCAAAGGACAGAAGGCATCTCCACATCAGACATAATCACGCGCATCGTCCGAGACTACGACGTCTACGTGAGACGCAACCTGCAGAGAGGATACACTGCCAAGGAGCTAAACGTCAGCTTCATCAAC GAGAAGAAGTATAACCTGCAGGAGCGTGTGGATAAGGTGAAGCAGAAGGTGCGGGACGTGGAGGAGAAGAGTAAAGAGTTTGTTCAGAAGGTGGAGGAGAAGAGCATTGACCTCATCCAGAAATGGGAGGAGAAATCCAGAGAGTTTATCGGCAACTTCCTGCAGATGTTTGGACCAGACGGTGCACTG AAGCACATGCTGAAGGAGGGTAAAGGGCGGATGCTGCAGGCGATCAGCCCCCGGCACAGCCCCAGCAGCAGCCCGGTGAGAGACGAGCGCTCTCCTTCACCCACATTTCGTCTTCCTTTCTTCGCCAAAACCTCTCCTTCCAGCTCCCCTCCGCACTTCAGCGACTCGCACAGCATCAGCGAGGACGAGGATGAGGAGGACTAG
- the serp1 gene encoding stress-associated endoplasmic reticulum protein 1 encodes MVAKQRIRMANEKHSKNITQRGNVAKSSRGPQDEKAAVGPWLLALFVFVVCGSAIFQIIQSIRMGM; translated from the exons ATGGTGGCTAAGCAGAGGATACGTATGGCGAACGAGAAGCACAGCAAAAACATCACACAGCGGGGGAATGTGGCCAAATCATCA AGAGGGCCACAAGACGAGAAGGCTGCAGTAGGGCCTTGGCTCTTGGCACTATTCGTCTTTGTAGTGTGTGGATCAG CTATTTTCCAGATCATTCAGAGCATCAGGATGGGGATGTAA